One genomic region from Papaver somniferum cultivar HN1 unplaced genomic scaffold, ASM357369v1 unplaced-scaffold_24, whole genome shotgun sequence encodes:
- the LOC113340953 gene encoding uncharacterized protein LOC113340953, with the protein MARGRRNPPEEDLALTCIMILSLQDAIYYWGKLRHSLNAVQDLVKEIKPIGLSDRVKMYLRKAPYGDLVMLYYDEFDVAAPKNMKQITTNKHGVLKILNCFYRDFDVPYAFKFGENFIESTPEKFAGITEMKRIGSRRGQKLIQRFNVKKVDENVLYSKYFSDIKETQHSTSVTKKKIMKTIIEVMKKKMRRTKLEDKHVVFLIGFYLCCVLFFGDKNASSVNIKYLALVETYETVLEVSWLDVVHEHLFEEILKNAECPSNVKGCVQYILIGIMFLLDCCSSSFTAEF; encoded by the exons ATGGCAAGAGGAAGAAGGAATCCACCTGAAGAAGATCTTGCATTAACATGTATTATGATTCTTTCACTTCAAGATGCCATTTACTATTGGG GAAAGTTAAGACACTCATTGAATGCAGTTCAAGATTTGGTGAAAGAAATAAAACCAATAGGGCTATCTGACAGAGTTAAAATGTATCTTAGGAAAGCGCCTTATGGTGATCTTGTCATGTTGTATTACGATGAATTCGATGTTGCTGCTCCAAAGAACATGAAACAAATAACAACTAACAAGCATGGGGTTTTGAAGATTTTAAACTGCTTTTATAGAGATTTTGACGTACCATATGCATTTAAATTTGGAGAAAACTTTATAGAGTCTACACCGGAAAAGTTTGCTGGTATAACTGAAATGAAAAGGATTGGAAGTAGAAGAGGTCAAAAGTTGATACAAAGGTTTAATGTAAAGAAGGTGGATGAAAACGTATTATACAGCAAATATTTTTCTGATATCAAAGAAACACAACATTCAACGTCAGTGACcaagaagaagattatgaagACAATAATAGAAgttatgaagaagaaaatgagaagaacAAAACTTGAGGATAAGCATGTAGTTTTTTTGATAGGTTTTTATTTGTGTTGTGTACTTTTTTTTGGCGACAAAAATGCTAGCTCAGTAAATATTAAATATCTTGCACTTGTCGAAACTTATGAAACTGTTCTCGAGGTCTCCTGGCTAGATGTGGTACATGAGCATTTGTTCGAAGAAATACTAAAAAATGCAGAATGTCCTTCAAACGTGAAGGGTTGTGTGCAATACATACTCATAGGGATAATGTTTTTGCTTGATTGTTGTTCAAGTAGTTTTACTGCTGAGTTTTAG
- the LOC113340954 gene encoding ribosome biogenesis protein BMS1 homolog produces the protein MEIFQSGGVSKIWRIIQVEDYPKYGVLTHLDKVGLDKVSKVKNRLEDHFCTEICGAARFSSLSGLEEDGLYNMLEINHLGEMLSDSQFLPLSWRAEHPYVLVDRFEVHGDKQCNRNLSLYGYLRGCDIKKGTKVHIAGAGDFSLAGITRSFDPCPLKVDDSFRFCRTGNYLRLDVLDVPYEIVENFESHHYPILVGDILPEEEPSGFMMVKLRRHSWHENLLMSGVPNTVSAGSRRYQTNAIYAMENQNGHHRLLKYTPEHKNCVSFFWGPPVPPKTTIAVVMNKFYSLKDENLFRIMAKGVVLDFNNDTEILLKGKKMATVQTDGKTACIKLASGLEPDRFIGAPIQTSSGVRGRIDKSSGGAILECTFKDIIRMGDIFLFPVLATLVLPSLFKQLNFLFKHLEIPTIATDDAYAAITDAAAATINFVATDTVHFGATITVNAEDELAFLYKEDAPRRKMPYLRRGVLIHEGRCCFLSFPDPLEIEQRLIKRRKRCAAQEISGEVKKEHSFDRSGEEAKEEQISGEVKGKDSLNRSGWEAMVIADDESVSALELFQQRCPPPGM, from the coding sequence ATGGAGATTTTTCAAAGTGGAGGAGTATCCAAGATATGGAGGATTATCCAAGTGGAGGATTATCCAAAATATGGGGTTCTTACCCATCTTGACAAGGTCGGCCTAGATAAGGTATCAAAAGTTAAAAATCGTCTCGAGGATCATTTCTGTACTGAAATATGTGGAGCAGCAAGATTTTCCTCCTTGTCCGGTCTCGAAGAAGATGGCTTGTATAATATGCTTGAAATTAATCATCTGGGAGAAATGCTGTCGGATTCTCAGTTCCTTCCTTTGTCATGGCGGGCCGAACATCCTTACGTGCTGGTAGACCGTTTTGAAGTGCATGGGGATAAACAATGCAATAGGAACTTAAGTCTGTACGGTTATCTCAGAGGTTGTGATATCAAGAAAGGAACTAAGGTCCATATTGCTGGTGCTGGTGATTTCTCTTTAGCTGGCATTACAAGGTCATTTGATCCTTGCCCTTTAAAGGTTGACGATTCTTTTCGTTTTTGCAGAACAGGGAATTATTTAAGGTTGGATGTTCTTGACGTTCCTTATGAGatagttgaaaattttgaatccCATCATTATCCTATTCTTGTGGGAGATATCCTTCCGGAAGAGGAACCATCTGGATTTATGATGGTGAAGCTTAGGCGACATAGTTGGCATGAGAATTTGTTGATGTCAGGAGTTCCAAACACTGTTTCGGCTGGTTCGAGACGATATCAGACAAATGCTATTTATGCCATGGAAAACCAGAATGGACATCATCGGCTTCTCAAATACACTCCAGAACATAAGAACTGTGTTTCGTTTTTTTGGGGGCCTCCGGTGCCTCCTAAGACCACAATTGCTGTTGTAATGAATAAATTTTATTCTTTAAAAGATGAGAATTTGTTTCGGATTATGGCCAAGGGTGTCGTTCTTGATTTTAACAATGACACAGAGATATTGCTGAAAGGAAAAAAGATGGCAACTGTTCAAACTGACGGGAAGACTGCTTGTATCAAGCTTGCATCTGGACTTGAACCTGACAGGTTTATAGGTGCACCAATTCAGACTAGTAGCGGTGTTCGGGGAAGGATTGACAAGTCTTCAGGAGGTGCGATCCTTGAATGCACATTTAAGGACATTATTCGTATGGGCGACATTTTCCTGTTTCCTGTTTTGGCCACACTCGTGCTTCCTTCACTCTTCAAACAGTTAAATTTTCTCTTCAAACACTTAGAGATCCCCACCATCGCCACCGACGACGCCTATGCCGCCATCACCGATGCTGCCGCCGCTACCATCAACTTTGTCGCCACCGACACGGTCCATTTTGGCGCCACCATCACTGTCAATGCCGAGGACGAGCTTGCATTTTTATACAAAGAGGATGCTCCGAGGCGGAAGATGCCTTATCTTCGACGTGGTGTGCTTATCCATGAGGGGAgatgttgttttctttcatttccaGACCCGCTAGAGATTGAGCAGAGGTTAATTAAGAGGAGAAAACGTTGTGCGGCCCAGGAGATATCAGGAGAGGTCAAGAAAGAACACAGTTTTGATCGATCAGGAGAGGAAGCTAAGGAGGAACAGATATCAGGAGAGGTCAAGGGAAAAGACAGTTTAAATCGATCAGGTTGGGAAGCAATGGTGATCGCGGATGATGAATCTGTGTCGGCACTAGAGTTGTTTCAGCAAAGGTGCCCGCCCCCGGGCATGTAA
- the LOC113340910 gene encoding signal peptidase complex catalytic subunit SEC11A-like, translating to MGWIIGGDSIDSIISIQIRQLLTQAITLGRIVSSALIIWKILLCVTGCESPVVVDLSFSMEPGFKRGDMLFLHMNETPIRAGEILVFNIEVHERRDTGEVKVLTKGDSNVQPDKRLYAPGQEWLYRHHVVGRAVGFLPYVGWLTIIVTENPIIKYVLIGALGLFIITSKN from the exons ATGGGTTGGATCATAGGAGGAGATTCAATAGATTCTATTATATCCATTCAGATTAGACAGCTACTTACACAAGCCATCACTCTTG GTAGAATTGTTTCATCCGCGTTGATAATATGGAAGATACTGTTGTGTGTTACTGGGTGTGAATCACCTGTTGTTGTTGATCTCTCTTTTAGTATGGAACCTGGGTTTAAAAGG GGTGATATGCTGTTCTTACACATGAACGAGACTCCAATTCGCGCCGGGGAAATCCTTGTGTTTAATATCGAG GTTCATGAAAGGCGGGATACTGGAGAAGTTAAAGTCCTCACAAAAG GGGATAGTAATGTTCAGCCTGACAAGAGGCTGTATGCTCCAGGTCAGGAATGGCTTTATCGGCATCACGTTGTAGGAAGAGCTGTGGG TTTCTTACCATATGTCGGGTGGCTGACAATTATAGTGACTGAAAATCCTATCATCAAG TATGTTCTAATTGGTGCCTTGGGGTTGTTTATTATAACATCAAAGAATTAA
- the LOC113340922 gene encoding uncharacterized protein LOC113340922 → MGIWQAGIARLLLLQLLIASAFAADLENPDSEKPPTNIPKNSTNQFIPLNSTINSLPGWSYQGTVQYIISSGQEGNSIYLGQNGKISQTFKAVEEHDQNYDYLLTINLFRIDQLLSHSTRNLGIQVVGRLMHAIWVFMEIKS, encoded by the exons ATGGGAATATGGCAAGCAGGAATTGCAAGATTACTTCTCCTTCAACTCTTAATAGCAAGTGCATTTGCAGcag ATCTTGAAAACCCAGACTCTGAAAAACCACCAACAAACATACCAAAAAACTCAACAAACCAATTCATACCATTGAATTCAACAATCAATTCCCTACCAGGATGGTCATATCAAGGCACTGTACAGTATATCATTTCCTCAGGTCAGGAAGGAAATTCAATATATTTAGGCCAAAATGGAAAAATTAGTCAAACATTTAAAGCAGTCGAAGAACATGATCAGAATTATGATTATTTACTTACTATTAATCTGTTCCGAATAGATCAGTTATTGTCTCATTCGACAAGAAATTTGGGAATTCAAGTAGTTGGCAGACTCATGCATGCTATTTGGGTGTTTAtggaaataaagagttga